ACTGTTGTTTCTATTAGGGTTTTCAATTATTTTCATATTTCTCGGATTCAGCTCTTCATTCGTAGGGACTTTCTTTATTCAATACCAAGATCTCCTTCGACAGATAGGTTCCATTTTTATCATTATTTTTGGTTTGATGATCATCGGTCTTTTTAACCCGGAATTTCTAATGAAGGAGAAAAAGCTGCAATTTAAGAACCGACCTGCCGGTTATTTTGGTACTTTTCTTATCGGACTCGCATTTGCAGCGGGATGGACGCCGTGTACTGGTCCAATCACAGGGGCTGTCTTTATGCTAGCTTCTCAAAATCCGGGGTCTGGCATCTGGTATATGCTTGCCTATGTTCTTGGATTCGCGATTCCGTTTTTCCTACTCTCCATTTTCATCACCCGAGTTAAATGGATCCAAAAATATAGCCGAACAATTACCAAAGTTGGTGGCTATATCATGATTGCTATTGGGATACTGCTGTTTTTTGATGGGTTAACGTTTATTATTGCTTGGCTAAGTCCATTTTTTGGAGATTTCATGGGG
The genomic region above belongs to Sporosarcina sp. Marseille-Q4943 and contains:
- a CDS encoding cytochrome c biogenesis CcdA family protein, yielding MFTDLNLFLAFGAGLLNFISPCTLPLYPAFLSYITGMSLDELKSDKRKIRKSGIVHTLLFLLGFSIIFIFLGFSSSFVGTFFIQYQDLLRQIGSIFIIIFGLMIIGLFNPEFLMKEKKLQFKNRPAGYFGTFLIGLAFAAGWTPCTGPITGAVFMLASQNPGSGIWYMLAYVLGFAIPFFLLSIFITRVKWIQKYSRTITKVGGYIMIAIGILLFFDGLTFIIAWLSPFFGDFMGF